GTGGTACGAAACACCAAGTCCATATACTTCGCTCGCCGTCTACAATGACAAATTTGTGAGTGGCATACATGTCACGCAAAGTTAGTATTTCCGAAGCAACTATAAAGGAAggatgaattttttgatcgTCAATACATATACTAGACTTGTCAAGTCGTACGCCGTTACTCGAATCTTTATTGTTTGGGAGTCCAAGTTCTGCGTTACAAAAGGAGCAATGAAGTTTGAAGTTAGGTCCATAAGCAACCTTTCCCTCCTAAAATCTTGTTAGTCAAAACTCTTTTgtagaaaaataacaagGTGATTAATCTAAGGAGAAAGtgaatcttcttcttttattccTGTTCAATCATGTACAACTTATTTAACCGCATCATGCCAAGACTCTGCAATGAGCGACCTGGAAATAGGTTGCATTTATTTAAAGTATCCAAATTACCCTCTTTTGGAACAAGGGGTACAGATggaaatacaaaattgcATTATTATAGGGCTTATGTATCACCATGGTTTGGAAGGAAGAAACGAAACCATGGGTTTCTTTTAAGcccattaaaaaaaaaaaaaaaaaagaaaaaaagaaaaagaacacCCAGCTATATGAAAGGGCTATTTATGAAGACGATGCAGTAGAATGGataattcaaaattctTACTCACTGTAATGGATGAACATTACAGCCAATAAAGAGGAACGAATAGAAAATTtgggaaagaaaaaaaaataaaatacttaCCAAGGATTGTAGTCGAATGAGGACATAAGACGTACCCAAATAAGCACAGTCATCAGTAGGTTGAAACATTGAAGGACCCCCTCTTTTGGAAAGGACCGTAGGATAATCTGTATGACAGGACCAGCAATCTAGCATTTCCATCCAATTTGCAGATGGTAGATCTTTCCAAGAAGAGATGCTTGTTAAGAAAGATTGacattgtttacatttaatGGTACTTTTGACAGCAtcatctttatttaaatcaataGCCTTCCAAGGAACCTGTATTTCATCGCTATATGTAACTGGAGGACACGAAATTACCAATTGAATAGTATCCGAGCGTATAATAGGATTAATTGGAGTCGACCTAGAAAGCGTTAAGGGTAAAGGGAATTTTAAGTCAGCGACGCATTTTGGGATGTCTTTTGTTTCTGGATCCAAAAAGACATTTACCCTACCTACATGAACGAGATATTCAGCAAGCATGCAAAGTCTGTATAGATGATTCGCTGCTTATTGATCGAAGAAGAAGCAAAGAGCAAAGGTGAAGAGAAATTGAGACGAATGATATAACGAGAACTAGTGccaaaaaagttaattaTAGCGAAGCACTAACGTATCATTATGTTACGATACATGActatatacaaaaattgagaGGTTTGAAAGTTACTCTCGCTATTCCATCAGAAAGCGTTGCAAAGCAGTGTAATATCATCCAGCGTAGTTTAAACTAGAACCGTATTGTTTACTGAATGCCAGCAATACACTACTCTATGATACACTGTGTTGCGTATTACTATATGgcacatgttctaattatatatcatACTATGTATGATACGACATtgagattgatcttaatgataatttattaagatctatattatctgaatactataaatagagctactgctgaacctcgttcctcagttcagttatgagctatatcGGTGACCGATACTAAGAGACTTcttataacaataaatatacgTTATTAGTTAACATACCGCATACCGCTACATTGTAGGTCGCAAGTAAACTCACCACAGTTCTGTGTATCGTTAAAtagataccaaactgcgtagctgaTACTGAATGAGAAGTgtagtaaataataaaagagGTTTGTGTCATTTATGAAGGTGTTTTTGAggaaataattattataaataattgttGTGTTGCATATAAACAGGATTTAAAGGTAAATAagggaagaaaaaagcttAGCCAACTTGAGTTGACCCCATAAAAGAAacatatattatttatttattcgttaatgttttttaaacacAAAATGTAAACGATTCATTGATATTGAAGAATGTAatagtaagaaaaaaattaatgaaatatttagaaaatacaAATCAATTGCAATCtcgttatttttttcttgtgtaataaaaaaaaaa
This region of Schizosaccharomyces pombe strain 972h- genome assembly, chromosome: II genomic DNA includes:
- the ipa1 gene encoding mRNA processing protein, whose amino-acid sequence is MLAEYLVHVGRVNVFLDPETKDIPKCVADLKFPLPLTLSRSTPINPIIRSDTIQLVISCPPVTYSDEIQVPWKAIDLNKDDAVKSTIKCKQCQSFLTSISSWKDLPSANWMEMLDCWSCHTDYPTVLSKRGGPSMFQPTDDCAYLGTSYVLIRLQSLEGKVAYGPNFKLHCSFCNAELGLPNNKDSSNGVRLDKSSICIDDQKIHPSFIVASEILTLRDMYATHKFVIVDGERSIWTWCFVPHLPISFQKSPFSSIEFANSPISTIKLLYQLEVPPDFTKSSEDWMDIPVSSHAFDEISHVLEKGNLSFPVSAQKFGPWKVGLLPKFHKQMI